In Leishmania mexicana MHOM/GT/2001/U1103 complete genome, chromosome 17, the following proteins share a genomic window:
- a CDS encoding elongation factor 1-alpha gives MRLPLQDVYKIGGIGTVPVGRVETGIMKPGDVVTFAPANVTTEVKSIEMHHEQLAEAQPGDNVGFNVKNVSVKDIRRGNVCGNSKNDPPKEAADFTAQVIVLNHPGQISNGYAPVLDCHTSHIACRFAEIESKIDRRSGKELEKNPKAIKSGDAAIVKMVPQKPMCVEVFNDYAPLGRFAVRDMRQTVAVGIIKGVNKKESSGGKVTKAATKAAKK, from the coding sequence CTGCGCCTGCCCCTGCAGGACGTGTACAAGATCGGCGGTATCGGGACGGTGCCCGTGGGCCGCGTGGAGACCGGGATCATGAAGCCGGGCGACGTGGTGACGTTCGCGCCCGCCAACGTGACGACTGAGGTGAAGTCGATCGAGAtgcaccacgagcagctggcggaggcgcagcccGGCGACAACGTCGGCTTCAACGTGAAGAACGTGTCGGTGAAGGACATCCGCCGTGGTAACGTGTGCGGCAACTCGAAGAACGACCCGCCGAAGGAGGCGGCCGACTTCACGGCGCAGGTGATCGTGCTGAACCACCCCGGCCAGATCAGCAACGGCTacgcgccggtgctggacTGCCACACGAGCCACATCGCGTGCCGCTTCGCGGAGATCGAGTCCAAGATCGACCGCCGCTCCggcaaggagctggagaagaacCCCAAGGCGATCAAGtctggcgacgccgcgatCGTGAAGATGGTGCCGCAGAAGCCGATGTGCGTGGAGGTGTTCAACGACTACGCGCCGCTGGGCCGCTTTGCCGTGCGCGACATGCGGCAGACGGTCGCCGTGGGCATCATCAAGGGCGTGAACaagaaggagagcagcggcgggaagGTGACCAAGGCGGCCACGAAGGCTGCGAAGAAGTAA
- a CDS encoding elongation factor 1-alpha yields the protein MGKDKVHMNLVVVGHVDAGKSTATGHLIYKCGGIDKRTIEKFEKEAAEIGKASFKYAWVLDKLKAERERGITIDIALWKFESPKSVFTIIDAPGHRDFIKNMITGTSQADAAILMIDSTHGGFEAGISKDGQTREHALLAFTLGVKQMVVCCNKMDDKTVMYAQSRYDEISKEVSAYLKRVGYNPEKVRFIPISGWQGDNMIDKSDNMPWYKGPTLLDALDMLEPPVRPVDKPLRLPLQDVYKIGGIGTVPVGRVETGIMKPGDVVTFAPANVTTEVKSIEMHHEQLAEAQPGDNVGFNVKNVSVKDIRRGNVCGNSKNDPPKEAADFTAQVIVLNHPGQISNGYAPVLDCHTSHIACRFAEIESKIDRRSGKELEKNPKAIKSGDAAIVKMVPQKPMCVEVFNDYAPLGR from the coding sequence TGATCTACAAGTGCGGTGGCATCGACAAGCGCACGATCGAGAAGTTCGAGAAGGAGGCCGCCGAGATCGGCAAGGCGTCCTTCAAGTACGCGTGGGTGCTCGACAAGCtgaaggcggagcgcgagcgcggcatCACGATCGACATTGCGCTGTGGAAGTTCGAGTCGCCGAAGTCCGTGTTCACGATCATCGATGCGCCCGGCCACCGCGACTTCATCAAGAACATGATCACGGGCACGTCGCAGGCGGACGCGGCCATCCTGATGATCGACTCGACGCATGGTGGCTTCGAGGCTGGCATCTCGAAGGACGGCCAGACccgcgagcacgcgctgcttgcCTTCACTCTTGGCGTGAAGCAGATGGTGGTGTGCTGCAACAAGATGGACGACAAGACGGTGATGTACGCGCAGTCGCGCTACGATGAGATCAGCAAGGAGGTGAGCGCGTACCTGAAGCGCGTGGGCTACAACccggagaaggtgcgctTCATCCCGATCTCGGGGTGGCAGGGCGACAACATGATCGACAAGTCGGACAACATGCCGTGGTACAAGGGTCCCacgctgctggacgcgctCGACATGCTGgagccgccggtgcgcccGGTGGAcaagccgctgcgcctgccccTGCAGGACGTGTACAAGATCGGCGGTATCGGGACGGTGCCCGTGGGCCGCGTGGAGACCGGGATCATGAAGCCGGGCGACGTGGTGACGTTCGCGCCCGCCAACGTGACGACTGAGGTGAAGTCGATCGAGAtgcaccacgagcagctggcggaggcgcagcccGGCGACAACGTCGGCTTCAACGTGAAGAACGTGTCGGTGAAGGACATCCGCCGTGGTAACGTGTGCGGCAACTCGAAGAACGACCCGCCGAAGGAGGCGGCCGACTTCACGGCGCAGGTGATCGTGCTGAACCACCCCGGCCAGATCAGCAACGGCTacgcgccggtgctggacTGCCACACGAGCCACATCGCGTGCCGCTTCGCGGAGATCGAGTCCAAGATCGACCGCCGCTCCggcaaggagctggagaagaacCCCAAGGCGATCAAGtctggcgacgccgcgatCGTGAAGATGGTGCCGCAGAAGCCGATGTGCGTGGAGGTGTTCAACGACTACGCGCCGCTGGGCCGCT
- a CDS encoding elongation factor 1-alpha, which translates to MGKDKVHMNLVVVGHVDAGKSTATGHLIYKCGGIDKRTIEKFEKEAAEIGKASFKYAWVLDKLKAERERGITIDIALWKFESPKSVFTIIDAPGHRDFIKNMITGTSQADAAILMIDSTHGGFEAGISKDGQTREHALLAFTLGVKQMVVCCNKMDDKTVMYAQSRYDEISKEVSAYLKRVGYNPEKVRFIPISGWQGDNMIDKSDNM; encoded by the coding sequence ATGGGCAAGGATAAGGTGCACATGAACCTGGTGGTCGTCGGCCATGTCGACGCCGGCAAGTCCACCGCCACTGGCCACTTGATCTACAAGTGCGGTGGCATCGACAAGCGCACGATCGAGAAGTTCGAGAAGGAGGCCGCCGAGATCGGCAAGGCGTCCTTCAAGTACGCGTGGGTGCTCGACAAGCtgaaggcggagcgcgagcgcggcatCACGATCGACATTGCGCTGTGGAAGTTCGAGTCGCCGAAGTCCGTGTTCACGATCATCGATGCGCCCGGCCACCGCGACTTCATCAAGAACATGATCACGGGCACGTCGCAGGCGGACGCGGCCATCCTGATGATCGACTCGACGCATGGTGGCTTCGAGGCTGGCATCTCGAAGGACGGCCAGACccgcgagcacgcgctgcttgcCTTCACTCTTGGCGTGAAGCAGATGGTGGTGTGCTGCAACAAGATGGACGACAAGACGGTGATGTACGCGCAGTCGCGCTACGATGAGATCAGCAAGGAGGTGAGCGCGTACCTGAAGCGCGTGGGCTACAACccggagaaggtgcgctTCATCCCGATCTCGGGGTGGCAGGGCGACAACATGATCGACAAGTCGGACAACATGC